The Moorena producens PAL-8-15-08-1 genomic interval GGATTTACGTCTATTAATAGTCTTATTGCCTTTACTCCTAGCACTAGGCTGGGTAGCTTACAATATTGGTGCGATCGCTCTCAAACAAGCTCAAAATTATTTGAATAGATCTCAATAAATCCCGCGTCAACCAATTGAGCAATAGCACCTTTGCCTAAAACCTTAATAGCCAGCTGTTCCGTCAAAAGGAGGATACAGCTGGTTTGCTTGACCTATTGA includes:
- a CDS encoding photosystem II protein Y, translating into MDLRLLIVLLPLLLALGWVAYNIGAIALKQAQNYLNRSQ